From the Clostridiales bacterium FE2011 genome, one window contains:
- a CDS encoding 3-phosphoglycerate dehydrogenase, with protein MYKIQTLNAISDIIHTQLSADKYTVSKDEPVPDAILVRSAAMHDMEFGPELLAIGRAGAGVNNIPIDRCSKEGIVVFNTPGANANAVAELVISGMMMCGRKIADALEWVKTLKGKGDEVAKLVEKGKSQFVGAEVRGKTLGVIGLGAIGSIVANAASRGLGMNVIGYDPGISVERAWSLSTSVHRAASEDEVLAQADFITFHIPLNDSTRGSINAEKFAKMKDGACILNFARGELVNTADMLAALESGKIGRYVTDFPNDDIIGANNVVCIPHLGASTPESEENCASMAAAEIRDYLENGSIHNSVNYPEVQLGEPDAVRVLVLHENIPNMISNITAAAAKEGINIENMVNKSRKDMSVTVMEMAELPSSHALQTLQELQGIIRIRTFTKE; from the coding sequence ATGTATAAGATTCAGACGCTGAATGCGATTTCGGATATCATCCATACCCAGCTGAGCGCTGATAAGTATACCGTGAGCAAGGACGAGCCCGTGCCGGACGCGATCCTGGTACGCAGCGCCGCCATGCACGATATGGAATTCGGACCGGAACTGCTGGCCATCGGCCGCGCCGGCGCCGGTGTCAACAACATCCCGATCGACCGCTGCTCCAAGGAAGGCATTGTGGTCTTCAATACGCCTGGTGCCAACGCCAATGCGGTGGCGGAACTGGTGATCTCCGGCATGATGATGTGCGGACGGAAAATCGCGGATGCCTTGGAATGGGTGAAAACCCTGAAGGGCAAGGGCGATGAAGTGGCCAAATTGGTGGAAAAGGGAAAGAGCCAGTTTGTCGGCGCTGAAGTCCGGGGTAAAACCCTGGGCGTAATTGGTCTGGGCGCTATCGGTTCTATCGTAGCCAATGCCGCCAGCCGCGGCCTGGGTATGAACGTCATCGGTTATGACCCGGGAATCTCCGTTGAACGCGCCTGGAGCCTGAGTACTTCCGTTCATCGTGCGGCTTCTGAGGATGAGGTCCTGGCGCAGGCTGATTTCATCACTTTCCATATTCCGCTGAATGATTCTACCCGTGGTTCCATCAATGCTGAGAAGTTCGCAAAGATGAAGGACGGCGCCTGCATCCTGAACTTCGCCCGCGGCGAACTGGTGAACACAGCTGATATGCTGGCGGCCCTGGAAAGCGGCAAAATCGGACGCTATGTGACCGACTTCCCGAACGATGATATCATCGGTGCGAACAATGTGGTCTGCATTCCTCACCTGGGTGCCAGTACGCCTGAGAGCGAAGAGAACTGCGCCAGCATGGCGGCTGCGGAAATCCGGGATTACCTGGAGAACGGCAGCATCCATAACAGCGTGAACTATCCTGAAGTGCAGCTGGGCGAGCCGGACGCTGTCCGCGTCCTGGTACTGCATGAGAATATCCCGAACATGATTTCCAACATCACCGCTGCCGCGGCGAAAGAAGGAATCAACATCGAGAACATGGTCAACAAGAGCCGCAAGGACATGTCTGTGACCGTGATGGAGATGGCGGAACTGCCGTCCAGCCATGCGCTGCAGACGCTGCAGGAACTGCAGGGGATTATCAGGATTCGGACGTTTACAAAAGAGTAA
- the tsaA gene encoding tRNA (N6-threonylcarbamoyladenosine(37)-N6)-methyltransferase TrmO, whose translation MKIIARIRNPYDGKFGVPRQSGLVEQVVSTIVFEPEYRVAEALRGIEEFSHLWLIWGFDRAERENWSPTVRPPRLGGNQRVGVFATRSPFRPNAVGLSCVKLLGVEKGNEGTVLKVAGADLMNGTPIYDIKPYLPYADCRPEATGGFTDRTEKRTVEVEIPAECAKAMKPEDLEALKAVLREDPRPAYQDDPERVYAFEFAGKNVRFVVEGKVLKVVSIQNSEFRIQN comes from the coding sequence ATGAAGATTATCGCAAGAATCCGGAATCCCTATGATGGTAAATTCGGGGTGCCCCGGCAGAGCGGCCTGGTGGAACAGGTGGTATCGACCATCGTGTTTGAACCGGAATACCGTGTGGCGGAAGCGCTGCGGGGCATCGAGGAGTTTTCTCATCTGTGGCTGATCTGGGGCTTTGACCGTGCTGAAAGGGAAAACTGGTCACCGACAGTGCGGCCGCCCCGGCTCGGCGGCAACCAGCGGGTAGGGGTATTTGCCACCCGTTCTCCCTTCCGGCCCAATGCTGTCGGCCTGAGCTGTGTGAAGCTGCTGGGCGTGGAAAAGGGGAACGAGGGCACCGTGCTGAAGGTGGCCGGAGCGGATCTGATGAACGGTACGCCGATCTATGATATCAAGCCTTATCTGCCCTATGCGGACTGCAGGCCAGAAGCGACAGGCGGATTCACAGACCGGACGGAAAAACGAACCGTGGAAGTGGAGATCCCGGCGGAATGTGCGAAGGCGATGAAACCGGAAGACCTGGAGGCGCTGAAGGCGGTGCTCCGGGAGGATCCCCGGCCGGCTTATCAGGATGATCCGGAACGGGTGTATGCGTTTGAATTTGCGGGGAAGAACGTAAGGTTTGTAGTTGAAGGAAAAGTGCTGAAAGTTGTTTCAATTCAGAATTCAGAATTCAGAATTCAGAATTAA
- a CDS encoding N,N'-diacetylchitobiose phosphorylase produces MNYGYFDEKAREYVITNPNTPAPWANYLGSPDYGAIVTVNAGGYSFVKSGAAGRILRYTFNQFDEPGRYIYLRDEETGDFWSASWKPVAKPLDTYKSECHHGTSYTEIISEYNGIRSRVLYYVPMGATHEVWRVNLENLTDRERKISVFGYCEFTTESLYTQDLVNMQYTQFITKTEFHDTFLLEQINEFNYPRPDGTTGRERFFGLAGAKVASYTGRREQFLGRNRFDKPQAVADGKCDNSLNYNGNPCGALQFSAALKPGEKTTAAFLLGQKTVFEAKEIMDRYDRTAEIVDRELAELISYWHGELANLKICTPDKNFDTMVNTWNAFQCFITFIWSRAASLVYCGERNGYGYRDTVQDIQGIMHLDPELARKQLTFMLSAQVHHGAGLPLVKFTHNAGHEDTPEQESYVKATGHPSYRADDALWLFPTVYKYVAETGNTDYLDEEIPFADKDVGTVREHLKRAINFSMTHLGPHGMPAGLHADWNDCLVLGSQGESTFVAFQLYYALNIMKEFCENEPDYVKYLDETAEKLLKILNEKCFEGDRFIRGFREDGVVIGSKKDKEANMWLNPQSWAVISRGATAEQAEAILNTACEKLNTPYGLELMQPSYRYEYFEGARMRLFNPGTKENGGIFCQPQGWAILAEALCGHGNRAFQYFKESSPVSFNDDADRRVIEPYVHGQFIEGHESPFAGRSHVHWLTGTASTVMVGCVEGILGLRPTTAGIEISPAIPQEWNGFTMEKVFRGKKLHITVDNSAHKEGKPTKVILNGVERAAGVIPADELREENDITVVM; encoded by the coding sequence ATGAATTACGGCTATTTTGATGAGAAAGCCAGAGAGTATGTGATTACCAATCCCAATACCCCTGCCCCCTGGGCGAACTATCTCGGATCGCCGGATTACGGTGCCATCGTCACTGTGAACGCCGGCGGATACAGCTTTGTCAAGAGCGGTGCCGCAGGCCGGATCCTGCGCTATACCTTCAACCAGTTTGACGAGCCCGGCCGGTATATCTACCTGCGGGATGAAGAAACCGGGGATTTCTGGTCCGCCAGCTGGAAGCCGGTGGCAAAGCCCCTGGATACCTATAAGAGCGAATGCCATCACGGCACAAGCTATACCGAGATCATCAGCGAGTATAACGGAATCCGGAGCCGGGTTCTGTACTACGTACCCATGGGCGCGACCCATGAAGTATGGAGGGTCAACCTGGAGAACCTGACCGACCGGGAACGGAAGATCAGCGTGTTCGGCTACTGTGAGTTTACAACAGAAAGCCTGTATACCCAGGACCTGGTGAACATGCAGTATACCCAGTTCATCACCAAGACGGAGTTCCATGATACCTTTCTGCTGGAGCAGATCAATGAGTTCAACTATCCGAGACCGGACGGAACCACCGGACGGGAACGCTTCTTCGGCCTGGCCGGGGCGAAGGTGGCCAGCTATACCGGACGCCGGGAGCAGTTCCTGGGACGGAACCGTTTTGACAAGCCCCAGGCCGTGGCGGACGGAAAGTGCGACAACAGCCTGAACTACAACGGCAACCCCTGCGGCGCACTGCAGTTCAGCGCAGCGCTGAAACCCGGTGAAAAGACAACGGCTGCCTTCCTGCTGGGCCAGAAGACCGTGTTTGAAGCGAAGGAGATCATGGACCGCTATGATCGGACAGCGGAAATCGTGGACAGGGAACTGGCAGAGCTAATCAGCTACTGGCATGGCGAACTGGCCAACCTGAAGATCTGTACACCGGACAAGAACTTCGATACGATGGTGAACACCTGGAACGCTTTCCAGTGCTTCATTACCTTTATCTGGAGCCGGGCAGCCAGCCTGGTTTACTGCGGCGAGCGCAACGGCTACGGATACCGGGATACGGTACAGGATATCCAGGGCATTATGCATCTGGATCCGGAACTAGCCCGGAAACAGCTGACCTTTATGCTCAGCGCCCAGGTTCATCACGGCGCAGGCCTGCCGCTGGTCAAGTTTACCCATAACGCAGGGCATGAGGATACGCCGGAACAGGAAAGCTATGTAAAAGCTACCGGACACCCCAGCTACCGGGCGGATGACGCGCTGTGGCTGTTCCCGACGGTGTACAAGTATGTTGCGGAAACCGGCAATACGGACTACCTGGATGAAGAGATTCCCTTCGCGGACAAGGACGTTGGCACGGTACGGGAACACCTGAAGCGGGCAATCAACTTCAGTATGACCCACCTGGGCCCCCACGGCATGCCTGCGGGACTGCACGCGGACTGGAACGACTGCCTGGTGCTTGGATCCCAGGGAGAGAGCACATTCGTAGCATTCCAGCTGTATTATGCGCTGAACATTATGAAGGAGTTCTGTGAAAACGAGCCGGACTATGTGAAGTACCTGGATGAAACGGCCGAAAAGCTGCTGAAGATCCTGAACGAAAAATGTTTCGAGGGTGACCGGTTTATCCGCGGCTTCCGTGAGGATGGCGTTGTCATCGGCAGCAAAAAGGACAAGGAAGCCAATATGTGGCTGAATCCCCAGAGCTGGGCCGTGATCAGCCGCGGCGCCACAGCCGAACAGGCGGAAGCCATCCTGAACACGGCCTGCGAGAAACTGAATACTCCCTACGGCCTGGAACTGATGCAGCCGAGCTACCGGTATGAATATTTTGAAGGTGCACGGATGAGGCTGTTCAACCCGGGCACCAAAGAAAACGGCGGTATTTTCTGCCAGCCCCAGGGCTGGGCGATCCTGGCCGAGGCTCTGTGCGGACACGGCAACCGGGCCTTCCAGTACTTTAAGGAGAGCAGCCCGGTATCCTTCAACGATGACGCTGACCGCCGGGTGATCGAACCCTACGTCCACGGACAGTTCATCGAAGGACATGAAAGCCCCTTCGCCGGTCGGAGCCATGTGCATTGGCTGACCGGTACAGCCAGCACCGTAATGGTCGGATGCGTGGAAGGTATCCTTGGACTGCGGCCGACGACTGCAGGTATTGAGATTTCTCCCGCCATTCCGCAGGAATGGAACGGCTTCACGATGGAAAAGGTTTTCCGTGGAAAGAAACTGCACATTACCGTGGATAACAGCGCGCACAAGGAAGGCAAGCCCACGAAGGTTATCCTGAACGGCGTTGAGCGCGCAGCCGGTGTGATTCCGGCGGATGAGCTCAGGGAAGAAAACGACATTACGGTTGTTATGTAA
- the serC gene encoding 3-phosphoserine/phosphohydroxythreonine transaminase: MERVYNFSPGPSQLALPVLEKAQKDLVCYGDTGMSVMEMSHRSKMYTDIYDKTVADLRDLMNIPEDYDVVFLQGGATQQFSAVPLNLMVNKKADYIDSGNFAHLAAEEGKRYGEVNVVASSREDVYTYIPDLDAIKFNDDADYVHITQNNTIYGTRFVELPKCKAPIVCDASSMILSEEMDVTKYGAIYAGAQKNIGPSGLCVLIVKHDLIGHAMDICPKLLNWQVQVEKGSMYNTPNTWGIYLAGLTFEWLKSIGGVKAVEKVNIEKAAMMYDFLDNSKLFKATAQPKYRSRMNVTFVTGDADKDAAFVKAAAAEGLVNLKGHRSVGGMRASIYNAMPIEGVQKLVAFMKKFEAENA; the protein is encoded by the coding sequence ATGGAACGTGTTTATAACTTTTCTCCCGGACCTTCCCAGCTGGCTCTTCCTGTGCTCGAAAAAGCCCAGAAGGATCTGGTCTGTTATGGTGATACAGGTATGTCCGTGATGGAAATGAGCCATCGCAGCAAGATGTACACTGATATCTACGACAAGACTGTGGCAGATCTCCGTGACCTGATGAACATCCCCGAGGATTATGACGTGGTGTTCCTGCAGGGCGGCGCTACCCAGCAGTTCTCTGCTGTTCCGCTGAACCTGATGGTCAACAAAAAGGCTGACTATATCGACAGCGGTAACTTCGCTCACCTGGCTGCTGAAGAAGGCAAGCGTTACGGTGAAGTGAACGTCGTGGCTTCCAGCCGTGAAGACGTTTATACCTACATTCCTGACCTGGATGCCATCAAGTTCAATGATGATGCCGACTATGTGCATATCACCCAGAACAACACCATCTACGGTACTCGCTTTGTGGAACTGCCCAAGTGCAAGGCGCCCATCGTCTGCGACGCCAGCTCCATGATCCTGAGCGAGGAAATGGACGTGACCAAGTACGGTGCCATCTATGCCGGTGCCCAGAAGAACATCGGACCGAGCGGCCTGTGCGTTCTGATTGTGAAGCATGACCTGATCGGCCACGCTATGGATATCTGCCCGAAGCTGCTGAACTGGCAGGTTCAGGTGGAAAAGGGAAGCATGTACAATACGCCCAACACCTGGGGTATTTACCTGGCCGGCCTGACCTTCGAGTGGCTGAAGAGCATCGGCGGCGTGAAGGCTGTTGAAAAAGTGAACATCGAAAAGGCTGCCATGATGTATGACTTCCTGGACAACAGCAAGCTGTTCAAGGCTACTGCCCAGCCCAAGTACCGCAGCCGCATGAACGTCACCTTCGTGACCGGCGATGCCGATAAGGACGCTGCCTTCGTAAAGGCTGCCGCCGCTGAAGGTCTGGTCAACCTGAAGGGCCATCGTTCCGTCGGTGGTATGCGCGCCAGCATTTACAACGCAATGCCCATCGAAGGCGTGCAGAAGCTGGTTGCCTTCATGAAGAAGTTCGAGGCTGAAAACGCGTAA